CAACAATTTCTTTCCTATTTCTACTGACTCATTTTCAAAGAGGATACTTCTAGAGCTGTAAAAATTTCAGAACCTATAGATTCTCGGTATGCATAAATGTCAATGAGCTTATTTGTGCAATAATTTCACTCATTGGTAAATCACATTCATGGCAAGCAACAAGAGCCCACAATCTCGTTTCCTTGGAGACCTTCCTATGGAGGGTGGTATTAGTCAAAAAGAGAAATATCGTTATGTAGCTCATTTGATGTTTTTTATTGGATGCGCACTGTTTTCCTTTGGGATTTGGGCTCTTTCCGGCTTTACTGCTTCAAGCGGGGCATCAGGACCATTCCCTTTCTAAATTGAGAGGAATATACAGTTGATTTTGAATTGATAGACCTAATATAAAAATTATTGAACAGACAACTTATTTATAGTATTTTCTCTATCTTCAATAAGTGTTAGGAGCCATTTTGACCCTAAAGCTCTAGAAATACTTCTGTTTTTAAGTAGTTGACAAATTCTTTTGTAGAGTTTGTCTGATTCAATATTCGAATTGAACCATTTTTCGAATTTCAGAATTTCATCAGGGTTTTTACAAGCCCTAAGTTGATCGATAAGTGCATCATTAGTACTTGTGCCATTTATACTTAATGGTTTATCAGTCGTAGTCATTTAAATTTAAGGAACACAAGACCTATTTAATAGTTAGCTACTTTTTCTCATTTGGACAATTATCTTTAAAACTTCTTTGAAAAATAAACTTGTTTTATTAGTTCAGTTGCTTTTTTCTGTTGATACAAAATACAACCACCCATTCAAGATTGAATGACTAGTCTTAAGATGGTTTAGCAAGCGGAAGTAAGCATTTATCAGAATCGCAACCTGCTGGCCCGGCTTCCGTAAGTTCCCCTTGATCATATCGACTAAGAGCATCAAAGAAATCACAAT
This is a stretch of genomic DNA from Prochlorococcus marinus str. MIT 0912. It encodes these proteins:
- a CDS encoding RNA recognition motif-containing protein; translation: MTTTDKPLSINGTSTNDALIDQLRACKNPDEILKFEKWFNSNIESDKLYKRICQLLKNRSISRALGSKWLLTLIEDRENTINKLSVQ